One stretch of Pieris brassicae chromosome 8, ilPieBrab1.1, whole genome shotgun sequence DNA includes these proteins:
- the LOC123712842 gene encoding kinesin-like protein unc-104 isoform X7, protein MSSVKVAVRVRPFNSREIARESKCIIEMSGNTTVIVNPKVPPGSKESAKSFNFDFSYWSHNPSDSDFSSQVMVYKDIGEEMLQHSFDGYNICIFAYGQTGAGKSYTMMGRGEDGQEGIIPQICKDLFRRIKQTTSEDLTYSVEVSYMEIYCERVRDLLNPKNKGNLRVREHPALGPYVEDLSKLAVMSYQDIYDLIDEGNKARTVAATNMNETSSRSHAVFTIFFTQQRYDKTTNLVSEKVSKISLVDLAGSERADSTGAKGTRLKEGANINKSLTTLGKVISALAEISASKSKKSKKADFIPYRDSVLTWLLRENLGGNSKTAMIAAISPADINYDETLSTLRYADRAKQIVCKAVVNEDANAKLIRELKEEIFKLRELLKAEGIDVEEGPDGRVVYEKKETREPSPMRKKNEEEVLSPKLSRAATTIAEEAVDQLQASEKLIAELNETWEEKLKRTEQIRVQREAVFAEMGLAVKEGITVGVYSPKKTPHLVNLNEDPNLSECLIYYIKDGLTRVGTAEANVPQDIQLSGSHIVSEHCIFENTDGVICLIPHRGALVYVNGREVTEPIILKTGSRVILGKNHVFRFTDPSQPREEPVSNKKLADTPGVVEKDSDTTENQNVDWDFAQCELLEKQGIDLKQEMQKRLCALEEQFRKEKEHADQQFEEQRKNYEARIDALQRQVEEQSVTMSMYSSYTPEDFHNDEDIFVNPLFETECWSAREVGLAAWAFRKWKYHQFTSLRDDLWGNAIFLKEANAISVELRKKVQFQFTLLTDTPFSPLPAELAPRDDADDEYRPSAPTVVAVEVTDTKNGATHYWTLEKLRRRLELMRQIYNMNESACSEDDEPTPTIRPPSPPIQAKQDDLLQCISACAQQTRLSLANLLPSRQRLELMREMYHNEAELSPTSPDHNIESVTGGDPFYDRFPWFRLVGRSFVYLSNLLYPVPLIHKVAIVNEKGDVKGYLRVAVQAVVDAEKNNADFVAGVKQSAKISFDDDIVPTRSRLKTLSTIEKNNAINLEDRPDQDSNIKIEELAAAECDADSGRGDSSLASELKDDELPEHLTPGKEFTFRVTVLQAHSVSTDYADVFCQFNFLHRNEDAFSTEPVKNAGKNTPLGFYHVQNITVPVTKSFVEYIKTQPIVFEVFGHYQQHPLHKDAKQDGPVAGRTPPRRMLPPSIPISAPVRSPKWGAASVAPPCCSSHLHSKHDLLVWFEICELAPSGEYVPAVFEHSDDLPCRGLFLLHQGIQRRIRITILHEPSSDLQWTDVRELVVGRIRNSPEANEDTSDGDEDGALSLGLFPGERPNLDDRAVFRFEAAWDSSLHGSPLLNRVSANGEVVYITLSAYLEIENCGRPAIVTKDLSVVVVGREARTGRSLRRALFGSKMARADRLTGVYELSLHRALEPGVQRRQRRVLDTSGTYVRGEENLHGWRPRGDSLIFDHQWELEKMTRLEQVGRTRHLLALRERLRHGHENTVAPNDFTKTEKEVCNMAAKAASECAHTRDESLYEPWEMSPKEKELTTKYIKLIQGRIGTNANKEVETAVSPATPVDEGVSADISTPSLLSSIHSASSFELCSPERALLEKSISGWGCGVGAPMGPMSVSGVGGALYVPECEEVRVSAAVARRGYLNVLQHGTHGWKKRWLVVRRPYVFMYRDERDPIERALINLANAHVEYSEDQEQMVRMPNTFSVVSKERGYLLQTLGDKEVHDWLYAINPLLAGQIRCARTGRVRPGALLGKRGHLTKPHPRKDSLQHETSQWSLYSFIKGVADGRIAHRPLRAVRSARY, encoded by the exons TAATCGTGAATCCAAAGGTTCCACCGGGCTCCAAGGAGAGTGCAAAAAGTTTCAACTTTGATTTCTCATATTGGTCGCATAAC cCAAGTGATTCCGACTTCTCCTCCCAAGTGATGGTATACAAGGATATTGGGGAAGAGATGCTGCAGCATTCTTTTGATG GATACAATATATGCATATTCGCATACGGCCAGACGGGGGCAGGGAAGTCGTACACAATGATGGGTCGTGGTGAGGACGGGCAAGAGGGTATTATCCCTCAGATATGCAAAGATCTCTTCCGGCGAATAAAGCAGACTACGTCAGAGGACCTCACTTATTCG GTGGAGGTCTCATACATGGAGATATACTGTGAGCGGGTACGCGATCTATTGAACCCGAAAAACAAAGGGAACCTCCGGGTTCGTGAGCACCCAGCACTGGGGCCCTATGTAGAAGATCTCAGCAAATTAGCTGTCATGTCTTACCAAGATATTTATGACCTCATCGATGAAGGAAATAAGGCCAG aaCTGTGGCCGCTACAAACATGAACGAGACGTCGTCCCGATCTCATGCAGTATTCACAATATTCTTCACGCAACAGCGATACGATAAAACCACTAATTTGGTTTCTGAGaag gTGTCGAAAATATCTCTGGTGGATTTGGCTGGTTCGGAACGAGCTGATTCTACGGGAGCAAAAGGGACAAGGCTCAAAGAAGGCGCGAATATTAACAAGTCCCTTACTACGCTGGGGAAAGTTATATCCGCTCTTGCTGAAATT TCG GCGTCCAAGAGCAAAAAATCAAAGAAAGCCGACTTCATACCGTACCGTGACTCGGTCCTGACTTGGTTGCTTCGTGAAAATCTTGGTGGAAACTCCAAGACGGCCATGATTGCCGCCATTTCGCCAGCTGACATCAACTATGATGAAACTTTGAGTACACTCAG ATATGCCGATCGCGCCAAGCAAATTGTCTGCAAAGCCGTGGTCAACGAAGACGCGAACGCGAAACTCATTCGAGAGCTCAAAGAAGAGATATTCAAACTCCGGGAACTGCTCAAGGCGGAAGGCATCGACGTTGAGGAAG GACCTGACGGTAGAGTCGTTTATGAAAAGAAAGAGACCA GGGAACCTTCTCCGATGCGCAAAAAGAATGAGGAAGAAGTGCTATCGCCGAAGCTTTCCCGTGCAGCAACAACGATTGCAGAGGAGGCGGTCGATCAACTGCAGGCCTCTGAGAAACTTATTGCTG AACTAAATGAAACATGGGAGGAGAAACTCAAACGTACCGAGCAAATTCGGGTCCAACGCGAAGCTGTGTTCGCTGAAATGGGTCTCGCTGTCAAGGAAGGCATTACTGTTGGTGTTTATTCGCCCAAGAAGACACCACATTTGGTGAATTTGAATGAGGATCCGAATTTGTCGGAGTGTCTCATTTACTATATCAAAGACG GTTTAACCCGTGTGGGAACAGCCGAAGCGAATGTACCACAGGATATACAATTATCCGGATCTCATATTGTCAGTGAACATTGTATTTTCGAGAACACAGATGGCGTTATCTGTCTTATACCGCATCGTGGGGCTCTTGTCTATGTGAATGGAAGAGAG gTGACAGAACCCATAATACTAAAGACCGGTTCCCGAGTAATTCTGGGAAAGAACCACGTATTCCGCTTCACTGATCCGAGTCAACCCCGGGAGGAACCGGTTAGCAACAAAAAACTTGCTGATACACCCGGAGTTGTTGAGA AAGACAGTGACACCACTGAAAATCAAAATGTGGATTGGGACTTCGCCCAGTGTGAGTTGCTTGAAAAGCAAGGCATTGATTTGAAGCAAGAGATGCAGAAGAGGTTATGTGCGTTGGAAGAACAATTCCGTAAGGAGAAAGAACATGCTGACCAGCAGTTTGAGGAGCAGAGAAag AACTACGAAGCCCGTATAGATGCTCTTCAGCGTCAAGTGGAAGAACAAAGCGTCACCATGTCAATGTACAGCTCGTACACGCCCGAAGATTTCCATAATGATGAAGATATATTTG tGAACCCATTATTCGAGACAGAGTGCTGGTCGGCTCGCGAGGTGGGTCTGGCTGCGTGGGCCTTCCGCAAGTGGAAGTATCACCAGTTCACTTCGCTACGCGACGATCTTTGGGGCAACGCTATCTTCCTAAAG GAAGCGAACGCGATATCGGTAGAATTACGCAAGAAAGTTCAATTCCAATTTACGCTTCTCACCGATACACCATTTTCTCCCTTACCCGCGGAGTTGGCACCGCGCGATGACGCCGATGACGAATATCGCCCGAGTGCTCCAACTGTGGTGGCCGTGGAAGTTACTGACACCAAAAATGGCGCAACGCACTATTGGACATTGGAGAAACTGCG ACGTCGTCTGGAGCTAATGCGTCAAATATACAACATGAACGAGTCGGCATGTTCTGAAGATGACGAGCCTACACCGACGATTCGTCCGCCGTCGCCCCCCATACAAGCGAAACAAGACGATCTATTGCAGTGCATTTCCGCGTGCGCGCAACAGACCAGACTGTCACTAGCCAACCTGTTACCTTCGAG ACAACGGTTGGAGCTTATGCGTGAGATGTACCACAACGAGGCGGAGCTCTCTCCAACTTCGCCAGATCACAATATCGAATCAGTGACCGGCGGAGATCCATTTTACGATCGATTCCCCTGGTTCCGTCTTGTTGGACG GAGCTTTGTATACCTCTCGAACCTCCTGTATCCGGTTCCGCTCATTCACAAGGTCGCGATCGTGAACGAGAAGGGAGACGTGAAGGGCTACCTCAGGGTAGCCGTGCAGGCGGTAGTCGACGCCGAAAAAA ATAACGCAGATTTCGTAGCGGGAGTCAAACAGTCCGCTAAGATCTCATTCGATGACGACATCGTGCCCACTCGGTCACGATTGAAGACTTTGTCAACCATAGAGAAGAACAACGCGATTAATTTAGAAGATAGACCTGACCAGGACTCCAACATTAAGATTGAAG aactaGCAGCTGCCGAGTGTGATGCAGACAGTGGACGCGGAGACAGTTCTCTCGCGTCTGAACTGAAGGATGACGAGCTTCCAGAGCACTTGACCCCGGGCAAGGAGTTCACCTTCCGAGTGACAGTACTTCAGGCCCACAGCGTGTCCACAGATTATGCTGATGTCTTCTGTCAGTTTAA CTTCTTGCATCGAAATGAAGACGCCTTTTCAACGGAACCAGTCAAAAATGCCGGCAAGAACACGCCTCTTGGTTTCTACCACGTACAAAAT ATCACCGTTCCAGTAACGAAATCGTTcgttgaatatattaaaacccAACCGATTGTCTTCGAAGTTTTTGGTCATTATCAACAACATCCTTTACataag GATGCCAAGCAGGACGGCCCAGTGGCGGGTCGTACGCCCCCCCGGCGAATGTTGCCACCCTCCATCCCGATATCGGCCCCCGTGAGGAGCCCTAAATGGGGGGCAGCCAGTGTGGCGCCCCCTTGCTGCTCCTCGCACCTGCACTCCAAGCATGACTTATTGGTCTGGTTCGAGATCTGCGAACTGGCGCCCAGTGGGGAATACGTTCCTGCT GTATTCGAACATAGCGACGATCTCCCATGCCGTGGGCTGTTCCTCCTCCATCAGGGTATTCAACGTCGTATCCGCATCACAATTCTCCATGAGCCGTCGTCAGACCTTCAGTGGACTGATGTCAGGGAGCTTGTTGTTG GTCGCATACGCAATAGTCCTGAGGCGAACGAGGACACGTCAGATGGTGATGAAGATGGAGCCCTCTCCCTAGGCTTATTCCCAGGGGAACGACCCAACTTAGACGATCGAGCCGTATTtag GTTTGAAGCGGCATGGGACAGCAGTCTTCACGGGTCCCCATTGCTCAACCGAGTTAGCGCCAACGGAGAAGTTGTCTATATAACACTGAGTGCTTATCTAGAG aTCGAAAACTGCGGTCGTCCAGCGATAGTGACCAAAGACCTCTCGGTGGTTGTCGTGGGTCGTGAAGCTCGCACGGGTCGTTCGTTGCGACGTGCGTTGTTCGGATCCAAGATGGCGCGGGCTGATAGACTTACGGGCGTCTACGAACTTAGCCTGCATCGAGCTCTTGAACCAG gcgTACAACGCAGACAGAGACGCGTACTGGACACGAGCGGCACGTACGTGCGCGGAGAAGAAAACCTACACGGGTGGCGACCTCGTGGAGACTCTCTCATATTCGACCATCAG TGGGAGTTAGAGAAAATGACTCGGCTCGAACAGGTGGGACGTACAAGACACTTGCTGGCTCTGCGTGAACGTCTGAGGCATGGGCATGAGAATACTGTAGCTCCAAACGACTTTACTAAGACAGAAAAG GAGGTATGCAACATGGCGGCAAAGGCAGCGTCTGAGTGCGCACACACACGTGATGAGTCACTCTATGAGCCATGGGAAATGTCACCAAAGGAGAAGGAACTAACCACTAAATACATCAAATTGATACAAG GACGGATAGGCACAAACGCGAACAAAGAAGTGGAAACAGCAGTTTCgcctgcgactccggtcgacGAAGGCGTGTCTGCGGATATTTCCACCCCAAGTCTTCTTTCTTCTATTCACAGTGCTAGCAGTTTTGA gCTCTGCTCTCCCGAGCGCGCTCTTCTCGAGAAATCCATATCGGGCTGGGGCTGCGGCGTAGGTGCGCCCATGGGCCCTATGTCCGTCTCGGGAGTGGGTGGCGCCCTCTACGTCCCCGAGTGCGAGGAAGTGCGCGTGTCGGCCGCAGTGGCTCGACGCGGCTACCTTAACGTGCTGCAACACGGCACGCACGGCTGGAAGAAACGGTGGCTG gtgGTTAGGCGGCCGTACGTATTCATGTACCGTGACGAACGCGATCCCATTGAACGTGCGCTTATCAACCTCGCGAACGCGCACGTTGAGTACTCGGAAGACCAGGAACAAATGGTCCGCATGCCTAATACATTCAG tgTGGTGAGCAAGGAGCGTGGCTACCTTCTCCAGACCTTGGGTGATAAAGAGGTTCACGACTGGCTGTACGCCATCAACCCATTACTGGCTGGACAAATCAG GTGTGCGCGCACAGGTCGCGTTCGGCCCGGCGCACTACTGGGGAAAAGGGGTCACCTAACAAAGCCTCACCCGAGAAAGGACAGCTTGCAGCATGAGACCTCACAATGGAGTCTATACTCGTTTATTAAAGGCGTTGCCGACGGAAGAATAGCGCACAGACCGCTCAGAGCCGTGCGCTCCGCCAGATATTGA
- the LOC123712842 gene encoding kinesin-like protein unc-104 isoform X1, with product MSSVKVAVRVRPFNSREIARESKCIIEMSGNTTVIVNPKVPPGSKESAKSFNFDFSYWSHNPSDSDFSSQVMVYKDIGEEMLQHSFDGYNICIFAYGQTGAGKSYTMMGRGEDGQEGIIPQICKDLFRRIKQTTSEDLTYSVEVSYMEIYCERVRDLLNPKNKGNLRVREHPALGPYVEDLSKLAVMSYQDIYDLIDEGNKARTVAATNMNETSSRSHAVFTIFFTQQRYDKTTNLVSEKVSKISLVDLAGSERADSTGAKGTRLKEGANINKSLTTLGKVISALAEISASKSKKSKKADFIPYRDSVLTWLLRENLGGNSKTAMIAAISPADINYDETLSTLRYADRAKQIVCKAVVNEDANAKLIRELKEEIFKLRELLKAEGIDVEEGPDGRVVYEKKETREPSPMRKKNEEEVLSPKLSRAATTIAEEAVDQLQASEKLIAELNETWEEKLKRTEQIRVQREAVFAEMGLAVKEGITVGVYSPKKTPHLVNLNEDPNLSECLIYYIKDGLTRVGTAEANVPQDIQLSGSHIVSEHCIFENTDGVICLIPHRGALVYVNGREVTEPIILKTGSRVILGKNHVFRFTDPSQPREEPVSNKKLADTPGVVEKDSDTTENQNVDWDFAQCELLEKQGIDLKQEMQKRLCALEEQFRKEKEHADQQFEEQRKNYEARIDALQRQVEEQSVTMSMYSSYTPEDFHNDEDIFVNPLFETECWSAREVGLAAWAFRKWKYHQFTSLRDDLWGNAIFLKEANAISVELRKKVQFQFTLLTDTPFSPLPAELAPRDDADDEYRPSAPTVVAVEVTDTKNGATHYWTLEKLRRRLELMRQIYNMNESACSEDDEPTPTIRPPSPPIQAKQDDLLQCISACAQQTRLSLANLLPSRQRLELMREMYHNEAELSPTSPDHNIESVTGGDPFYDRFPWFRLVGRSFVYLSNLLYPVPLIHKVAIVNEKGDVKGYLRVAVQAVVDAEKNNADFVAGVKQSAKISFDDDIVPTRSRLKTLSTIEKNNAINLEDRPDQDSNIKIEELAAAECDADSGRGDSSLASELKDDELPEHLTPGKEFTFRVTVLQAHSVSTDYADVFCQFNFLHRNEDAFSTEPVKNAGKNTPLGFYHVQNITVPVTKSFVEYIKTQPIVFEVFGHYQQHPLHKDAKQDGPVAGRTPPRRMLPPSIPISAPVRSPKWGAASVAPPCCSSHLHSKHDLLVWFEICELAPSGEYVPAVFEHSDDLPCRGLFLLHQGIQRRIRITILHEPSSDLQWTDVRELVVGRIRNSPEANEDTSDGDEDGALSLGLFPGERPNLDDRAVFRFEAAWDSSLHGSPLLNRVSANGEVVYITLSAYLEIENCGRPAIVTKDLSVVVVGREARTGRSLRRALFGSKMARADRLTGVYELSLHRALEPGVQRRQRRVLDTSGTYVRGEENLHGWRPRGDSLIFDHQKRIWRKVMYDWPLNVIDRFQWELEKMTRLEQVGRTRHLLALRERLRHGHENTVAPNDFTKTEKEVCNMAAKAASECAHTRDESLYEPWEMSPKEKELTTKYIKLIQGRIGTNANKEVETAVSPATPVDEGVSADISTPSLLSSIHSASSFELCSPERALLEKSISGWGCGVGAPMGPMSVSGVGGALYVPECEEVRVSAAVARRGYLNVLQHGTHGWKKRWLVVRRPYVFMYRDERDPIERALINLANAHVEYSEDQEQMVRMPNTFSVVSKERGYLLQTLGDKEVHDWLYAINPLLAGQIRCARTGRVRPGALLGKRGHLTKPHPRKDSLQHETSQWSLYSFIKGVADGRIAHRPLRAVRSARY from the exons TAATCGTGAATCCAAAGGTTCCACCGGGCTCCAAGGAGAGTGCAAAAAGTTTCAACTTTGATTTCTCATATTGGTCGCATAAC cCAAGTGATTCCGACTTCTCCTCCCAAGTGATGGTATACAAGGATATTGGGGAAGAGATGCTGCAGCATTCTTTTGATG GATACAATATATGCATATTCGCATACGGCCAGACGGGGGCAGGGAAGTCGTACACAATGATGGGTCGTGGTGAGGACGGGCAAGAGGGTATTATCCCTCAGATATGCAAAGATCTCTTCCGGCGAATAAAGCAGACTACGTCAGAGGACCTCACTTATTCG GTGGAGGTCTCATACATGGAGATATACTGTGAGCGGGTACGCGATCTATTGAACCCGAAAAACAAAGGGAACCTCCGGGTTCGTGAGCACCCAGCACTGGGGCCCTATGTAGAAGATCTCAGCAAATTAGCTGTCATGTCTTACCAAGATATTTATGACCTCATCGATGAAGGAAATAAGGCCAG aaCTGTGGCCGCTACAAACATGAACGAGACGTCGTCCCGATCTCATGCAGTATTCACAATATTCTTCACGCAACAGCGATACGATAAAACCACTAATTTGGTTTCTGAGaag gTGTCGAAAATATCTCTGGTGGATTTGGCTGGTTCGGAACGAGCTGATTCTACGGGAGCAAAAGGGACAAGGCTCAAAGAAGGCGCGAATATTAACAAGTCCCTTACTACGCTGGGGAAAGTTATATCCGCTCTTGCTGAAATT TCG GCGTCCAAGAGCAAAAAATCAAAGAAAGCCGACTTCATACCGTACCGTGACTCGGTCCTGACTTGGTTGCTTCGTGAAAATCTTGGTGGAAACTCCAAGACGGCCATGATTGCCGCCATTTCGCCAGCTGACATCAACTATGATGAAACTTTGAGTACACTCAG ATATGCCGATCGCGCCAAGCAAATTGTCTGCAAAGCCGTGGTCAACGAAGACGCGAACGCGAAACTCATTCGAGAGCTCAAAGAAGAGATATTCAAACTCCGGGAACTGCTCAAGGCGGAAGGCATCGACGTTGAGGAAG GACCTGACGGTAGAGTCGTTTATGAAAAGAAAGAGACCA GGGAACCTTCTCCGATGCGCAAAAAGAATGAGGAAGAAGTGCTATCGCCGAAGCTTTCCCGTGCAGCAACAACGATTGCAGAGGAGGCGGTCGATCAACTGCAGGCCTCTGAGAAACTTATTGCTG AACTAAATGAAACATGGGAGGAGAAACTCAAACGTACCGAGCAAATTCGGGTCCAACGCGAAGCTGTGTTCGCTGAAATGGGTCTCGCTGTCAAGGAAGGCATTACTGTTGGTGTTTATTCGCCCAAGAAGACACCACATTTGGTGAATTTGAATGAGGATCCGAATTTGTCGGAGTGTCTCATTTACTATATCAAAGACG GTTTAACCCGTGTGGGAACAGCCGAAGCGAATGTACCACAGGATATACAATTATCCGGATCTCATATTGTCAGTGAACATTGTATTTTCGAGAACACAGATGGCGTTATCTGTCTTATACCGCATCGTGGGGCTCTTGTCTATGTGAATGGAAGAGAG gTGACAGAACCCATAATACTAAAGACCGGTTCCCGAGTAATTCTGGGAAAGAACCACGTATTCCGCTTCACTGATCCGAGTCAACCCCGGGAGGAACCGGTTAGCAACAAAAAACTTGCTGATACACCCGGAGTTGTTGAGA AAGACAGTGACACCACTGAAAATCAAAATGTGGATTGGGACTTCGCCCAGTGTGAGTTGCTTGAAAAGCAAGGCATTGATTTGAAGCAAGAGATGCAGAAGAGGTTATGTGCGTTGGAAGAACAATTCCGTAAGGAGAAAGAACATGCTGACCAGCAGTTTGAGGAGCAGAGAAag AACTACGAAGCCCGTATAGATGCTCTTCAGCGTCAAGTGGAAGAACAAAGCGTCACCATGTCAATGTACAGCTCGTACACGCCCGAAGATTTCCATAATGATGAAGATATATTTG tGAACCCATTATTCGAGACAGAGTGCTGGTCGGCTCGCGAGGTGGGTCTGGCTGCGTGGGCCTTCCGCAAGTGGAAGTATCACCAGTTCACTTCGCTACGCGACGATCTTTGGGGCAACGCTATCTTCCTAAAG GAAGCGAACGCGATATCGGTAGAATTACGCAAGAAAGTTCAATTCCAATTTACGCTTCTCACCGATACACCATTTTCTCCCTTACCCGCGGAGTTGGCACCGCGCGATGACGCCGATGACGAATATCGCCCGAGTGCTCCAACTGTGGTGGCCGTGGAAGTTACTGACACCAAAAATGGCGCAACGCACTATTGGACATTGGAGAAACTGCG ACGTCGTCTGGAGCTAATGCGTCAAATATACAACATGAACGAGTCGGCATGTTCTGAAGATGACGAGCCTACACCGACGATTCGTCCGCCGTCGCCCCCCATACAAGCGAAACAAGACGATCTATTGCAGTGCATTTCCGCGTGCGCGCAACAGACCAGACTGTCACTAGCCAACCTGTTACCTTCGAG ACAACGGTTGGAGCTTATGCGTGAGATGTACCACAACGAGGCGGAGCTCTCTCCAACTTCGCCAGATCACAATATCGAATCAGTGACCGGCGGAGATCCATTTTACGATCGATTCCCCTGGTTCCGTCTTGTTGGACG GAGCTTTGTATACCTCTCGAACCTCCTGTATCCGGTTCCGCTCATTCACAAGGTCGCGATCGTGAACGAGAAGGGAGACGTGAAGGGCTACCTCAGGGTAGCCGTGCAGGCGGTAGTCGACGCCGAAAAAA ATAACGCAGATTTCGTAGCGGGAGTCAAACAGTCCGCTAAGATCTCATTCGATGACGACATCGTGCCCACTCGGTCACGATTGAAGACTTTGTCAACCATAGAGAAGAACAACGCGATTAATTTAGAAGATAGACCTGACCAGGACTCCAACATTAAGATTGAAG aactaGCAGCTGCCGAGTGTGATGCAGACAGTGGACGCGGAGACAGTTCTCTCGCGTCTGAACTGAAGGATGACGAGCTTCCAGAGCACTTGACCCCGGGCAAGGAGTTCACCTTCCGAGTGACAGTACTTCAGGCCCACAGCGTGTCCACAGATTATGCTGATGTCTTCTGTCAGTTTAA CTTCTTGCATCGAAATGAAGACGCCTTTTCAACGGAACCAGTCAAAAATGCCGGCAAGAACACGCCTCTTGGTTTCTACCACGTACAAAAT ATCACCGTTCCAGTAACGAAATCGTTcgttgaatatattaaaacccAACCGATTGTCTTCGAAGTTTTTGGTCATTATCAACAACATCCTTTACataag GATGCCAAGCAGGACGGCCCAGTGGCGGGTCGTACGCCCCCCCGGCGAATGTTGCCACCCTCCATCCCGATATCGGCCCCCGTGAGGAGCCCTAAATGGGGGGCAGCCAGTGTGGCGCCCCCTTGCTGCTCCTCGCACCTGCACTCCAAGCATGACTTATTGGTCTGGTTCGAGATCTGCGAACTGGCGCCCAGTGGGGAATACGTTCCTGCT GTATTCGAACATAGCGACGATCTCCCATGCCGTGGGCTGTTCCTCCTCCATCAGGGTATTCAACGTCGTATCCGCATCACAATTCTCCATGAGCCGTCGTCAGACCTTCAGTGGACTGATGTCAGGGAGCTTGTTGTTG GTCGCATACGCAATAGTCCTGAGGCGAACGAGGACACGTCAGATGGTGATGAAGATGGAGCCCTCTCCCTAGGCTTATTCCCAGGGGAACGACCCAACTTAGACGATCGAGCCGTATTtag GTTTGAAGCGGCATGGGACAGCAGTCTTCACGGGTCCCCATTGCTCAACCGAGTTAGCGCCAACGGAGAAGTTGTCTATATAACACTGAGTGCTTATCTAGAG aTCGAAAACTGCGGTCGTCCAGCGATAGTGACCAAAGACCTCTCGGTGGTTGTCGTGGGTCGTGAAGCTCGCACGGGTCGTTCGTTGCGACGTGCGTTGTTCGGATCCAAGATGGCGCGGGCTGATAGACTTACGGGCGTCTACGAACTTAGCCTGCATCGAGCTCTTGAACCAG gcgTACAACGCAGACAGAGACGCGTACTGGACACGAGCGGCACGTACGTGCGCGGAGAAGAAAACCTACACGGGTGGCGACCTCGTGGAGACTCTCTCATATTCGACCATCAG AAACGCATTTGGCGCAAAGTGATGTATGATTGGCCCCTCAACGTTATCGATAGATTTCAG TGGGAGTTAGAGAAAATGACTCGGCTCGAACAGGTGGGACGTACAAGACACTTGCTGGCTCTGCGTGAACGTCTGAGGCATGGGCATGAGAATACTGTAGCTCCAAACGACTTTACTAAGACAGAAAAG GAGGTATGCAACATGGCGGCAAAGGCAGCGTCTGAGTGCGCACACACACGTGATGAGTCACTCTATGAGCCATGGGAAATGTCACCAAAGGAGAAGGAACTAACCACTAAATACATCAAATTGATACAAG GACGGATAGGCACAAACGCGAACAAAGAAGTGGAAACAGCAGTTTCgcctgcgactccggtcgacGAAGGCGTGTCTGCGGATATTTCCACCCCAAGTCTTCTTTCTTCTATTCACAGTGCTAGCAGTTTTGA gCTCTGCTCTCCCGAGCGCGCTCTTCTCGAGAAATCCATATCGGGCTGGGGCTGCGGCGTAGGTGCGCCCATGGGCCCTATGTCCGTCTCGGGAGTGGGTGGCGCCCTCTACGTCCCCGAGTGCGAGGAAGTGCGCGTGTCGGCCGCAGTGGCTCGACGCGGCTACCTTAACGTGCTGCAACACGGCACGCACGGCTGGAAGAAACGGTGGCTG gtgGTTAGGCGGCCGTACGTATTCATGTACCGTGACGAACGCGATCCCATTGAACGTGCGCTTATCAACCTCGCGAACGCGCACGTTGAGTACTCGGAAGACCAGGAACAAATGGTCCGCATGCCTAATACATTCAG tgTGGTGAGCAAGGAGCGTGGCTACCTTCTCCAGACCTTGGGTGATAAAGAGGTTCACGACTGGCTGTACGCCATCAACCCATTACTGGCTGGACAAATCAG GTGTGCGCGCACAGGTCGCGTTCGGCCCGGCGCACTACTGGGGAAAAGGGGTCACCTAACAAAGCCTCACCCGAGAAAGGACAGCTTGCAGCATGAGACCTCACAATGGAGTCTATACTCGTTTATTAAAGGCGTTGCCGACGGAAGAATAGCGCACAGACCGCTCAGAGCCGTGCGCTCCGCCAGATATTGA